The Vicia villosa cultivar HV-30 ecotype Madison, WI linkage group LG1, Vvil1.0, whole genome shotgun sequence genome includes a region encoding these proteins:
- the LOC131606379 gene encoding nudix hydrolase 8-like — MELKSFSYNSMSTFEIAKSSSTLFSNSRHKFGVRYSNQFKCSRGLFLKSYSASDESYLTDKGVVYSVGSDDFAALTTSSNSVNGSTSSLYYRNLILGAFDDEYGGVVIDPNRLPQNSYAFASMLCLSLSHWKKLGKKGIWLKLPLEKSDLVPIAVKEGFEYHHAQPGYVMLTYWIPEGPCMLPANASHQVGIGGFVINDNNEVLVVQEKHCSPATLGLWKIPTGFIHEAEEIYTGAVREVKEETGIDTDFIEVIAFRHVHNVAFEKSDLFFICMLKPLSSSITVDDHEIEAAKWMPLVEFVEQPLIQEDSMFKKIVDIFIARLGKRYCGLSTHQVVSNFDGKISSLYYNVIDNDDANCVGK, encoded by the exons ATGGAGCTCAAATCTTTCTCTTACAATTCTATGTCCACATTTGAGATTGCAAAATCTTCTTCCACTTTGTTCTCCAATTCTAGGCACAAATTTGGAGTTAGATACTCTAACCAATTCAAGTGCAGCAGAG GGTTGTTTCTCAAGAGTTATAGTGCTTCAGATGAGTCTTATTTGACAGATAAAGGTGTTGTTTATTCAGTTGGTTCAGATGATTTTGCCGCATTAACTACAAGTTCAAATAGTGTTAATGGCTCAACTTCAAGCTTGTATTATAGAAATCTTATACTTGGTGCTTTTGATGATGAGTATGGAGGGGTTGTCATTGATCCAAATAGGTTgccacaaaattcatatgcttttgCATCTATGCTTTGTTTGTCTCTTTCTCACTGGAAAAAATTG GGAAAGAAGGGGATTTGGCTTAAATTGCCCTTAGAGAAATCTGATCTTGTTCCAATTGCTGTCAAG GAAGGGTTTGAATACCATCATGCACAACCGGGATATGTGATGTTAACTTACTGGATTCCAGAAGGACCTTGCATGCTTCCGGCAAATGCTTCGCATCAAGTAGGAATTGGTGGATTTGTCATCAATGACAACAATGaa GTACTTGTGGTGCAAGAGAAGCATTGTTCTCCTGCAACTCTTGGCCTTTGGAAAATACCAACCGGTTTCATTCATGAG GCAGAGGAAATTTATACCGGAGCTGTAAGAGAAGTGAAGGAAGAAACTGGT ATTGATACAGATTTTATTGAAGTCATAGCATTCAG GCATGTACACAATGTGGCCTTTGAGAAATCAGATTTGTTCTTCATCTGCATGCTAAAACCACTGTCATCTAGCATCACTGTGGATGATCATGAAATTGAAGCAGCAAAATGGATGCCACTGGTTGAGTTTGTAGAGCAACCACTAATACAAGAAGATTCCATGTTCAAGAAGATTGTCGATATCTTTATAGCGCGTCTCGGGAAACGTTACTGCGGCCTATCAACTCATCAAGTAGTTTCCAATTTTGATGGCAAGATTTCTTCTCTATACTACAATGTCATTGACAATGATGATGCAAACTGTGTTGGAAAATAA